From the Streptomonospora nanhaiensis genome, the window TCGGGACGAAGAGGTCGTGGGTTCAAATCCCGCCACCCCGACAGGGAAATACAAGGTAAGAGGGCCTCGGAGATCATCCGAGGCCCTCTTCGTTCTGCAGAACGAGTCCTGCATCGGAATAGAGCGACGGCGGCCGGATCAGCCGCAGTCCCGTGTTGATCACTCGTCCGGAGCGAAGCGCTCAAGCCAGGTCTCAAACCGGGGCCCGAACTCCTCCTCGGCCTCAGCCAGCAGGTCGTTGGGGTCGTCCGGCGGGGTGAGGCCGAAGTTCCCACGCAACCACGCAAGGTACTCCTCGTGTCGCGGGCTGGGCTCGTCGCCTGGATCGTCGCGCTTCACGAACTGGGCCCCGTCCCAGCCGGGCCACTGCCACCAATCGCACCCCAGTTGGCGAAACAGGTCCACGAGGTTTCGGGCAACGACACCGATTCCGCCCTCGTCCCCGAACACCACAACGGGGAGGGTGCCCAGGTCCTCACGTTCGTCTATGCGCCAGAGTGCATAGACGGAGCCGGAGTGGTTGGCATAGGCGAAGCAGAGGAAGCTGTCGAGGAACTCCTGCTCCTTCGACCAGGTCGCGACGATGCCGTGCTCGCCGAAGGTGGTGGTTTCGAACCCGTGCGAGTAGTACTCGCTTCCGCTTTGCTGGTCGAACTCGTTGAGGAGGTTCAGTGCCGGGACAGGGGAGTAGGCATCGCTCATGGGGCGGCTCCGAACGCGGGGACGAAGATCGGCGAGAGTCCCGGTGAAGGGTAGTGCGCGCATATGACAGGCGAAAGGGACTCTCCCGTCTCCGCAGCGTCTCGCTGACGCCGCAGGTACGTCACCATCCCCGCCGTGGTCTACCGGGCGGGTGGCTGTGCGCCGGTCGCGGCCCTCATGCGGTGCTGGCCGACGCGTGAGTCGGCGCCCCTACGGGGCGGCGCCCTCCCGGTCGGGGGCCATCGCGCGGTGGACGCTGGCTCGGAGGAGGGCGCGGCGGCGGTCGTGGGTTTCCGCGGGTTCGTCCTCCGTGGCGGCGTAGACGTTGCTGACCGGTGACCACGCCATCGACATGGCGATCACCATGGCCATCAGGTCGAACGGGTCCCCCTGGCGGACGCGGCCGGCGGCCTGGGCCTCGACGATGGCGCGCAGTTTGGGGTCGTCGAGGCGGTCGGGGTCGTCGACCAGGTGGCCGGCCGGGCGGCGCTCCAGGCGGGCCCAGGTGGCCAGGCGGATGAGGTCGGGGCGGCGGAGGTACTCGTCGTAGAGGCGCACGGCCCAGTCGGCGAGGTCGGTGGCGTCGATCGGGACGACGTCCATGATGCGCCGCAGGGAGCCGAAGAAGACGGCGTCGAACAGCCCGTCCTTGCTCCCGAAGTAGGCGTAGAGCTGCGCCTTGTTCGTGCGCGCCGCCGCGACGATCCGCTCGACGCGGGCGCCCGCGATCCCGTGCTCGGCGAACTCCCGTGTCGCCACCTCGATGATGCGCTCGTAGGTGGCGGCTCCGCGCGAGGTCAGGGGACGGTCCGGCATGCGTTCCACGGTACCGAACAGAACAGTCGGTTTGCTTCGCGTCCCGCGGGCGTCGGCGCGCCGCCGGTTCGCCGCCGCGCCTGCGGCGGGCGCCGCTTCAGCGGCGCGACCCGCGCCCCGACGACCTCGTCGTCCGGGTGGACTACTGCGGGGTCTGCCACAGCGACCTGCACGCCCTCAGCACCTGGGGCGGCGACGGGGACGGTCCGCTGGTACCCGGGCACGAGTTCACCGGCGTGGTGACCGGCACCGGCTCCGCCGTCACCCGCTTCCGCGTCGGCGACGCGGTAGCCGTGGGCAACATCGTCGACTCCTGCGGCGCGTGCCCCATGTGCCTGGCCGGCCAGGAGAACTTCTGCCGCGACTTCCCGACCCTGACCTACGGCGGC encodes:
- a CDS encoding TetR family transcriptional regulator, with the translated sequence MPDRPLTSRGAATYERIIEVATREFAEHGIAGARVERIVAAARTNKAQLYAYFGSKDGLFDAVFFGSLRRIMDVVPIDATDLADWAVRLYDEYLRRPDLIRLATWARLERRPAGHLVDDPDRLDDPKLRAIVEAQAAGRVRQGDPFDLMAMVIAMSMAWSPVSNVYAATEDEPAETHDRRRALLRASVHRAMAPDREGAAP